In Aegilops tauschii subsp. strangulata cultivar AL8/78 chromosome 3, Aet v6.0, whole genome shotgun sequence, one genomic interval encodes:
- the LOC109774517 gene encoding cytochrome P450 704C1-like, producing MATGMPECSPALLVAAGLAVLAICSYLATIVVGRGAARYPPVVGTVFHQVYHLRRLHDYFTDLFREHATFRLLAPGRRQIYTSDTAVVEHILRTNFANYGKGASNYDKMGDLFGDGIFAVDGDKWKQQRKIASYDFSTRALRDFSGGVFNRNAAKLAHIVSGNAAAKQPMDFQALLMKATMDSIFTIAFGVDLGTLSGSDEGSRFAAAFDDASEFILLRYVDAFWKVSRFLNVGAEAALRHRIKVVDEFVYKCIRARADEMSDGNKAHDTGSKDDLLSRFILATNSDTGKVDYKYLRDIILNIVMAGKDTTAGALAWFLYMMCKHPEVQEKISKEAADAGEATSSIDDFSRSLTEEALNKMHYLHAALTETLRLYPSLPLDNKECFSDDVLPNGFSVGKGDIVFYAPYAMGRMERLWSEDAIAFRPERWLDERGEFLPESPFKFTAFQAGPRICLGKEFAYRQMKIFAAVLLRFFVLELHDKYASVNYRTMITLYIDQGLHLTATARGII from the exons ATGGCGACGGGAATGCCAGAGTGCTCTCCGGCTTTGCTGGTGGCTGCCGGCCTCGCCGTGCTAGCGATCTGCTCGTACCTTGCCACCATCGTTGTCGGCCGCGGCGCCGCGCGGTACCCGCCCGTGGTCGGAACGGTGTTCCACCAGGTATACCACCTCCGGCGGCTGCACGACTACTTCACGGACCTGTTCCGCGAGCACGCGACGTTCCGGCTGCTCGCGCCGGGACGGAGGCAGATTTACACGTCCGACACGGCGGTGGTCGAACACATCCTCAGGACCAACTTCGCCAACTACGGCAAG GGCGCGTCTAACTACGACAAGATGGGCGATCTCTTCGGAGACGGCATCTTCGCGGTGGACGGCGACAAGTGGAAGCAGCAGAGGAAGATCGCCAGCTACGACTTCTCGACGAGGGCACTCCGGGACTTCAGCGGCGGCGTCTTCAACCGGAACGCCGCCAAGCTCGCGCACATCGTCTCCGGCAACGCAGCCGCGAAGCAACCCATGGACTTCCAG GCCCTTCTGATGAAAGCGACGATGGACTCCATCTTCACCATCGCCTTCGGCGTGGACCTCGGCACGCTGTCGGGGTCGGACGAGGGGAGCCGCTTCGCCGCGGCTTTCGACGACGCCAGCGAGTTCATCCTGCTACGTTACGTCGATGCGTTCTGGAAGGTGTCGAGGTTCCTCAACGTCGGCGCCGAGGCGGCGCTCAGGCACAGGATCAAGGTCGTCGACGAGTTCGTGTACAAGTGCATCCGGGCCAGGGCGGACGAGATGTCGGACGGCAACAAGGCACACGACACT GGGTCGAAGGATGATCTGCTGTCCAGGTTCATACTGGCAACCAACAGCGACACCGGGAAGGTGGATTACAAGTACCTGAGAGACATCATATTGAACATAGTCATGGCCGGCAAGGACACGACCGCCGGAGCGCTTGCCTGGTTCCTTTACATGATGTGCAAGCACCCGGAGGTCCAGGAGAAGATAAGCAAGGAGGCTGCCGACGCTGGTGAGGCCACGTCGTCCATCGACGACTTCTCCCGGAGCCTCACCGAGGAAGCGCTGAACAAGATGCACTACCTGCACGCCGCCCTGACGGAGACGCTCAGGCTGTACCCTTCTCTCCCGTTG GATAACAAGGAGTGCTTTTCAGACGACGTTCTGCCCAACGGCTTCAGCGTTGGGAAGGGAGACATCGTGTTCTACGCCCCCTACGCCATGGGCCGGATGGAGCGGCTGTGGAGCGAGGACGCCATTGCCTTCCGGCCGGAAAGATGGCTCGACGAGCGCGGCGAGTTCCTACCGGAGAGCCCTTTCAAGTTCACAGCTTTCCAGGCTGGTCCAAGGATCTGCTTGGGAAAGGAATTCGCGTACAGGCAGATGAAGATCTTCGCGGCTGTGCTGCTCCGCTTCTTCGTGCTCGAGCTGCACGACAAGTATGCCAGCGTCAACTACAGGACCATGATCACGCTCTACATCGACCAGGGTCTCCATCTTACGGCTACGGCCAGAGGCATCATATAG